AAGAAGCTCGGCCAGAACTTCGTGATCGACGCCAACACGGTGCGACGGATCGTCCGGGTCGCCGAGGTTCAGGCGGGCGACACGGTGGTGGAGATCGGCCCGGGCCTCGGATCGCTGACCCTGGGTCTCCTGGAGGCCGGAGCCGACGTCATCGCCGTCGAGATCGACGGGCGGCTCGCCGCGCAGCTGCCGACGACCGTGGAGCAGCTGGCGCCGGACGCGGCCGCGCACCTCACCGTGGTTCATCGTGACGCGCTCGCGGTCACCGAGCTGCCCGCGGACCCGGTGCGCCTGGTCGCGAACCTCCCGTACAACATCTCCGTCCCCGTGCTGCTGCATTTCCTGGAGCGCTTCCCGAGCCTGCGCTCGGGGGTCGTCATGGTGCAGGCCGAGGTCGGCCACCGTATCGCCGCGCGGCCCGGGTCGAAGGTGTACGGCTCTCCGAGCGTCAAGGCGGCCTGGTACGGTGCGTGGCGCACGGCGGGCGCGGTGAGCCGGCAGGTCTTCTGGCCGGTCCCGAACGTCGACTCGGTGCTCGTCGGGTTCGAACGCCACGACGAGCCGACCGGTAGCGAGGAGCTGCGGCTGCGCACGTTCGCCCTGGTGGATGCGGCGTTCCAGCAGCGCCGGAAGACCCTGCGTCAGGCCCTCGCGCCGGTCTTCGGCGACCCGGCGTCCGCCGAGGCCGCGCTGCGCGCTGCGGGTCTGGATCCGTCGCTCCGCGGCGAGCAGCTGTCCCTCGCCGACTTCGCGCGCCTGGCGGAGGTCCCGGCCGCCTGAGCCCGGGGTGGCCGGCCGTCGGCCGCTCTCGCCCGTCGTTTGTGTGACGACTCCGGGCTTCACGCACGCCCGGCGGCCCGGCGCGGTTCGCGCAGGGAGCGTACGCCCAGGTGTCGCCCAGCAGCGAGCATCCGGGGTGTGTAGGTTGGACTCATGGTGGACGGGTGGGACGTCGATGGCGTGCATGTGCGGGCGCCGGGCAAGATCAACGTCTTCATGCGCGTGGGCGCCGTCATGGAGGACGGTTACCACGATGTCGCGACCGCGTATCAAGCGGTCTCCCTGTACGAGGATGTCCGCGCGTACCGTGCCGACGACTTCTCGGTGAGCTTCGGCGGCAGCATCGACACGAGCGGCCTCCCGCTCGACGAGTCCAACCTCGCCATCAAGGCCGCGCGCCTTCTTGCCAAGCGCACCGGTTTCGCCGGTGGCGTCCGGCTCGAGATCGACAAGCATGTCCCGGTCGCCGGCGGCATGGGCGGGGGATCCGCGGATGCTGCGGCGACCCTCGTGGCGTGCGACGCCCTCTGGGGGACCGACATCGGCCGGGAGGAGCTGCTCGCGCTCGCCGCCCGTTTGGGCGCGGACGTCCCGTTCGCACTGGTCGGCGGCACCGCCATCGGGACGGGCAGGGGCGACCGCCTGAGCCCGGCTCTGGCGACCGGCCAGTTCCATTGGATTCTGGCCCTCCCCGAGGGGGAGCTGAACACCCCGCGCGTCTACAGCGAGCTCGACCGGCACCGGGAGCGTCACGCGGCCGACATCGCGCCGGCCCAGTTGACCCCGACCGTCGATTCCGCGGTGCTGCAGGCGCTGCGGGCGGGCGATCCCGCGATGCTCGCGGAGGCGCTGACCAACGACCTGCAGGCACCGGCCATCCACCTCGTCCCCGAGATCGCCGACGTGATCGAGCTGGGCGAGACGAACGGTGCGCTCGCGGGCATCGTCTCCGGCTCCGGCCCGACCGTGGCGTTCCTCGCCGCCGACCTCGACTCGGCGATCGACCTCCAGATCGCGTTGAGCGCAGCGCGCGTCACCGCTGTCCGGGCGACCGGGCCCGTGCACGGCGCCCGCATCCTGGGCGACTGACCGGCTCACGGGACGAGCCCGTCCCCGATGCGGCGCTCCGCAGCGGTCTGCACGCAGCGGCTGGCACCGCTGAACGTCGCCACGGCGTCGTTCACCGTGAAGCTCACGAGGAAACCGTCGGGGTCCGTCCCCGTGAGGTACGCGGGGAACGAGACGACCTTGGTCGGTCGCGAATATCCCAGCTCGTCGACGACCTTCGTCGCGTAGCCGAGCGCCAGCCATGCTGCGGCCACCCGATCGGCGACGGTGGCGGGTGGATCGGTGACGCCCCGGGATTGCGTGCTGACCGAGAGCGACTCCCGCTCGACCGTGCCGAATCGACCGCGGCAGAGCGTCCATTCGCGTTCTTCCACCGTCCAGGTGCTGCCCATCGCCTG
This region of Leifsonia sp. fls2-241-R2A-40a genomic DNA includes:
- the rsmA gene encoding 16S rRNA (adenine(1518)-N(6)/adenine(1519)-N(6))-dimethyltransferase RsmA — protein: MSEVRLLGPAEIRDLAELLDVTPTKKLGQNFVIDANTVRRIVRVAEVQAGDTVVEIGPGLGSLTLGLLEAGADVIAVEIDGRLAAQLPTTVEQLAPDAAAHLTVVHRDALAVTELPADPVRLVANLPYNISVPVLLHFLERFPSLRSGVVMVQAEVGHRIAARPGSKVYGSPSVKAAWYGAWRTAGAVSRQVFWPVPNVDSVLVGFERHDEPTGSEELRLRTFALVDAAFQQRRKTLRQALAPVFGDPASAEAALRAAGLDPSLRGEQLSLADFARLAEVPAA
- a CDS encoding 4-(cytidine 5'-diphospho)-2-C-methyl-D-erythritol kinase; translation: MVDGWDVDGVHVRAPGKINVFMRVGAVMEDGYHDVATAYQAVSLYEDVRAYRADDFSVSFGGSIDTSGLPLDESNLAIKAARLLAKRTGFAGGVRLEIDKHVPVAGGMGGGSADAAATLVACDALWGTDIGREELLALAARLGADVPFALVGGTAIGTGRGDRLSPALATGQFHWILALPEGELNTPRVYSELDRHRERHAADIAPAQLTPTVDSAVLQALRAGDPAMLAEALTNDLQAPAIHLVPEIADVIELGETNGALAGIVSGSGPTVAFLAADLDSAIDLQIALSAARVTAVRATGPVHGARILGD